A DNA window from Acinetobacter sp. 10FS3-1 contains the following coding sequences:
- a CDS encoding deoxyguanosinetriphosphate triphosphohydrolase codes for MTQMRWLELLSTVRIGSKKQSTELARSPFHKDYDRIIFSQSFRQLNRKTQVHPLTQHDGIHTRLTHSLEVSCIGRSLGMLAAEKIKDRLPPWISPADVGAIIQAACLAHDIGNPPFGHAGEYAIREWFDDVSHTDFLKDLSAEQEADVRQFEGNAQGLRLLTKIDYHPNDGGMRLTYATLGAYLKYPWLSKTIASQGDRPASQRAKFGCYQAEKDILKQIAEELGLIQLDEYQYCRHPLTYLLEAADDICYALIDLEDGISLNMLSYEEVEPVFLNLLGDYGVPSEIAMDNTTWQQKIAALRGRVMKRLVNEVTTAFARHHDQILSGQLQGGLLQYCTADIESGIDRAKELARDRIFEHPQKAGLEIIAHQCLQNILDAFIPLTIPHKTLSFKEQRLMSILQRSGANFTASHYENIMQVLDIISKFSDHQAYNLSQELQGNKVGLL; via the coding sequence ATGACTCAAATGCGTTGGTTAGAACTGCTTTCCACAGTTCGGATTGGTAGTAAAAAGCAAAGTACTGAACTGGCCCGCAGCCCGTTCCATAAAGATTATGACCGGATTATTTTTTCCCAGAGCTTCCGGCAGCTGAACCGTAAAACGCAGGTTCACCCCCTGACCCAGCATGACGGGATTCACACCCGTTTAACCCATTCGCTTGAAGTGTCCTGTATTGGACGCTCGCTGGGAATGCTGGCAGCAGAGAAAATTAAAGACCGGCTGCCACCCTGGATTTCCCCGGCCGATGTCGGTGCCATTATTCAGGCGGCCTGTCTGGCACATGATATTGGTAATCCGCCCTTTGGCCATGCGGGTGAATATGCAATTCGGGAATGGTTTGATGATGTATCGCATACGGACTTTTTAAAAGATTTGAGTGCCGAGCAGGAAGCCGATGTACGCCAGTTTGAGGGCAATGCCCAAGGTCTGCGCTTGCTGACCAAGATTGACTATCATCCCAACGACGGCGGCATGCGCCTGACATATGCCACTTTAGGCGCTTATTTAAAATATCCGTGGCTGTCCAAAACCATTGCATCTCAAGGGGACCGCCCGGCCAGTCAACGAGCCAAATTTGGCTGTTATCAGGCAGAAAAAGACATTTTAAAACAGATCGCAGAAGAGCTTGGACTGATCCAGTTAGACGAGTATCAATACTGCCGTCACCCACTCACCTATCTGCTCGAAGCAGCCGATGACATCTGTTATGCCCTGATTGACCTGGAAGATGGCATCAGCCTGAATATGCTGAGTTATGAGGAAGTAGAGCCGGTATTTTTAAATCTGTTAGGCGACTATGGTGTTCCATCCGAGATAGCCATGGACAATACTACCTGGCAGCAGAAAATTGCCGCCTTGCGCGGCCGCGTGATGAAACGTTTGGTGAATGAAGTGACCACGGCCTTTGCCCGACATCATGACCAGATTTTATCGGGTCAGTTACAGGGTGGGTTATTGCAATATTGCACAGCAGATATTGAAAGCGGGATTGACCGGGCCAAAGAACTGGCGCGTGACAGGATTTTTGAGCATCCGCAAAAAGCAGGACTGGAAATCATTGCTCATCAATGCTTGCAGAATATTCTGGATGCATTTATTCCGCTGACTATACCGCATAAAACGCTGAGCTTTAAGGAACAGCGCCTGATGTCGATTCTGCAACGCTCAGGTGCGAATTTCACAGCCAGCCATTATGAAAATATTATGCAGGTCCTGGATATTATCTCAAAATTTTCTGATCATCAGGCCTATAACCTGTCACAGGAATTACAGGGTAATAAAGTCGGATTATTATAA